Proteins encoded together in one Nocardioides marinisabuli window:
- a CDS encoding NADH-quinone oxidoreductase subunit N, translating into MTSSVVALLPELVLLLGAVGCLLLGSWTPRRRQGRVRGVAGLVVLGFLAATVRGLLAPSTTAFSDTFAVDEVTGLLRVVVGLALLVLLALAGDEVAGHPRESEVYVLLLLGADGVLLVGGSTDLAVLVVGFLLASIPLYGLIGLSTASTAPEAALKTYLVGALSGIVLMLGAAVLHGLAGSTAYADLDAGVTAAPTAAGAAGVVLVLVGLLFKAGAVPAHFWVPDAVQGSWVTSAAFLTTVPKLGAVVAIMRLLDALPRQDVWPALVAVLAAVSMSVGNLAALTQDDVRRLLGWSTISQVGYLLAVVAAVPAVDRARPTLLLFLAGYAVTNLACFAVLRAEPGRVRVEQWQGAARRRPALTAALGVSLLGLVGTPPTAVFVAKVLTIAVTWEAGLAWLAVLVAANTVLSLAYYLRWLAACLARAGGDAARTADARTGPGRAPAALAVGCAGAAVLLGLVAGPVLALAG; encoded by the coding sequence ATGACGTCGAGCGTCGTGGCGCTGCTGCCCGAGCTGGTGCTGCTGCTGGGCGCGGTGGGGTGCCTGCTGCTGGGCTCGTGGACCCCCCGACGACGGCAGGGCCGCGTCCGCGGGGTCGCTGGCCTGGTGGTCCTCGGCTTCCTCGCCGCGACCGTCCGGGGACTGCTGGCGCCGAGCACGACGGCGTTCTCGGACACGTTCGCCGTCGACGAGGTCACCGGGCTGCTCCGGGTGGTGGTCGGTCTCGCGCTCCTGGTGCTGCTGGCGCTGGCCGGCGACGAGGTCGCCGGGCACCCGCGCGAGAGCGAGGTCTACGTCCTGCTGCTGCTGGGCGCCGACGGGGTGCTGCTCGTGGGCGGCAGCACCGACCTGGCCGTGCTGGTGGTCGGCTTCCTCCTGGCCAGCATCCCGCTCTACGGGCTGATCGGGCTGTCCACCGCGTCCACGGCGCCGGAGGCGGCGCTGAAGACCTACCTCGTCGGTGCGCTGTCCGGGATCGTGCTGATGCTCGGGGCGGCCGTGCTCCACGGCCTGGCCGGCAGCACGGCGTACGCCGACCTCGACGCGGGGGTCACCGCTGCTCCCACAGCGGCTGGGGCCGCCGGGGTGGTGCTGGTCCTGGTGGGCCTGCTGTTCAAGGCCGGGGCCGTGCCCGCCCACTTCTGGGTGCCCGACGCCGTGCAGGGCTCGTGGGTCACCAGCGCCGCCTTCCTCACCACCGTGCCCAAGCTGGGCGCGGTGGTGGCGATCATGCGGCTGCTCGACGCGCTGCCCCGCCAGGACGTGTGGCCCGCCCTGGTGGCTGTCCTGGCCGCGGTCAGCATGAGCGTGGGCAACCTCGCCGCCCTCACGCAGGACGACGTGCGCCGCCTGCTGGGCTGGTCGACGATCAGCCAGGTCGGCTACCTGCTCGCCGTGGTCGCGGCCGTCCCCGCAGTCGACCGGGCCCGCCCCACGCTGCTGCTCTTCCTCGCCGGCTACGCCGTGACCAACCTGGCCTGCTTCGCCGTGCTCCGGGCCGAGCCCGGCCGCGTGCGGGTCGAGCAGTGGCAGGGTGCGGCCCGGCGCCGGCCCGCCCTCACCGCCGCGCTCGGGGTCTCGCTGCTGGGCCTCGTGGGCACGCCCCCGACCGCGGTCTTCGTGGCGAAGGTGCTGACGATCGCGGTCACCTGGGAGGCCGGGCTGGCCTGGCTGGCGGTGCTGGTCGCGGCCAACACGGTGCTCAGCCTGGCCTACTACCTACGGTGGCTGGCGGCCTGCCTGGCCCGAGCCGGGGGCGACGCGGCGCGGACCGCCGATGCGCGCACCGGACCTGGACGTGCACCCGCGGCGCTGGCCGTGGGGTGCGCCGGCGCGGCGGTGCTACTCGGCCTCGTGGCGGGCCCGGTGCTGGCGCTGGCCGGCTGA
- a CDS encoding DUF305 domain-containing protein, translated as MTATRASRPVRRVLGAVALTGLLLGAAACGGTDEEPDDTARTARDGSRFNDADVEFATQMIPHHAQAVEMVVLAEGRDVDPEMAALMTDIREAQVPEVQTMTEWLTTWGEPVPETGLDHANAGHDGGSHDMEDGEAMGEAMTGMMTSEEMQELREADDAEFEQLWLEMMTEHHEGAVEMAETEVAEGLHPDAVALAESVITSQSAEIEAMEGLLG; from the coding sequence GTGACCGCCACCCGCGCCTCCCGCCCCGTCCGACGCGTCCTCGGGGCCGTGGCCCTCACCGGGCTCCTCCTCGGCGCTGCCGCCTGCGGCGGCACGGACGAGGAGCCGGACGACACCGCCCGCACGGCGCGCGACGGCTCGCGGTTCAACGACGCCGACGTCGAGTTCGCGACGCAGATGATCCCGCACCACGCGCAGGCTGTCGAGATGGTCGTGCTGGCGGAGGGACGCGACGTCGATCCCGAGATGGCTGCACTCATGACCGACATCCGGGAGGCGCAGGTGCCGGAGGTGCAGACCATGACCGAGTGGCTGACCACCTGGGGCGAGCCGGTGCCCGAGACCGGGCTCGACCACGCCAACGCCGGGCACGACGGCGGGTCGCACGACATGGAGGACGGCGAGGCCATGGGGGAGGCCATGACCGGGATGATGACGAGCGAGGAGATGCAGGAGCTGCGCGAGGCCGACGACGCCGAGTTCGAGCAGCTGTGGCTGGAGATGATGACCGAGCACCACGAGGGCGCGGTCGAGATGGCCGAGACGGAGGTCGCGGAGGGGCTGCACCCCGACGCGGTCGCCCTCGCCGAGTCGGTCATCACCTCGCAGAGCGCCGAGATCGAGGCCATGGAGGGGCTGCTCGGCTGA
- a CDS encoding N-acetylmuramoyl-L-alanine amidase, whose translation MPPEPTHRRSLVKAAVVGGVAVGAVGVAVRLDPSSQPDDPREQPGGALELSADSGSDVKALEVRLDDSLLTRSAQARWTTRALPTSVHSMVAATWRGESTAEVSVRSKVAGSWGQWQVLPALDDHPDPDDAEETAVRGTHLRWVGAAEGVQVQVGGTRPRDLTLVLLHPQPRAADADEVPTSLAAGRSTAAREGDPVPKPTIRSRKSWGATESWRNGSPRYNSTIEQLHVHHTASGNDYSRTDVPALIRGFYRYHTQNLGWSDIAYNFLVDKYGRLWEGRAGGVAKPVRGAHTLGFNATSTGVAAIGNYEVTGPSKAMQGALADLAAWKLDQYARRPRGKIKVRSEGSDRYRAGTVATLRIIDGHRDTNDTACPGKLLYARLPDVRSDAHRIVERYRNADKKVRATRRPSVSGRTRPGKRLEVDPGAYDPSGAKVSVQWRRAGKAISGATGLRYRCTEDDLGSEISALVRATSPGAEAAQDVVNAGRVTIPVKVVVSARSRRGKVVVKADLVPAQGVDVVPTGRVTVTVSGRSDQVALRDGKLRATFGARKPIKAGDRLVTVTYAGDRACNPARGEVRVQVDDA comes from the coding sequence ATGCCCCCCGAGCCCACCCACCGACGTTCCCTCGTGAAGGCGGCCGTCGTCGGCGGCGTCGCCGTCGGCGCGGTCGGGGTCGCCGTGCGCCTCGACCCCTCCTCCCAGCCCGACGACCCCCGCGAGCAGCCCGGCGGAGCCCTCGAGCTCTCGGCCGACAGCGGGTCGGACGTCAAGGCCCTCGAGGTGCGCCTCGACGACTCGCTGCTCACCCGCTCCGCCCAGGCGCGCTGGACGACCAGGGCGCTGCCCACCTCGGTGCACTCGATGGTGGCCGCGACCTGGCGCGGCGAGAGCACCGCCGAGGTGTCGGTGCGCTCCAAGGTCGCCGGCAGCTGGGGCCAGTGGCAGGTGCTGCCGGCCCTCGACGACCACCCCGACCCCGACGACGCCGAGGAGACCGCCGTGCGCGGCACGCACCTGCGCTGGGTGGGGGCCGCGGAGGGCGTGCAGGTGCAGGTCGGCGGCACCCGGCCCCGAGACCTGACGCTGGTGCTGCTGCACCCCCAGCCGCGCGCCGCCGACGCCGACGAGGTCCCCACCTCGCTGGCGGCCGGGCGCAGCACCGCCGCCCGCGAGGGCGACCCCGTGCCCAAGCCGACGATCCGCAGCCGCAAGAGCTGGGGCGCCACCGAGTCGTGGCGCAACGGCTCCCCGCGCTACAACTCCACGATCGAGCAGCTGCACGTGCACCACACCGCGAGCGGCAACGACTACTCGCGCACCGACGTGCCCGCGCTGATCCGCGGCTTCTACCGCTACCACACCCAGAACCTGGGCTGGAGCGACATCGCCTACAACTTCCTGGTCGACAAGTACGGCCGGCTCTGGGAGGGCCGAGCCGGGGGCGTGGCCAAGCCGGTGCGCGGCGCCCACACGCTCGGCTTCAACGCCACCTCGACCGGGGTCGCGGCGATCGGCAACTACGAGGTCACCGGCCCGTCGAAGGCGATGCAGGGCGCGCTGGCAGACCTGGCCGCCTGGAAGCTCGACCAGTACGCCCGTCGCCCGCGCGGCAAGATCAAGGTGCGCTCCGAGGGCAGCGACCGGTACCGCGCCGGCACCGTGGCGACGCTGCGGATCATCGACGGGCACCGCGACACCAACGACACCGCCTGCCCCGGCAAGCTGCTCTACGCGCGCCTGCCCGACGTGCGCTCCGACGCGCACCGCATCGTCGAGAGGTACCGCAACGCCGACAAGAAGGTGCGCGCCACCCGCCGGCCGTCGGTGAGCGGACGCACCCGCCCGGGCAAGCGGCTCGAGGTCGACCCCGGCGCCTACGACCCCTCGGGGGCCAAGGTCAGCGTGCAGTGGCGCCGCGCCGGCAAGGCGATCAGCGGCGCGACCGGGCTGCGCTACCGCTGCACCGAGGACGACCTGGGCAGCGAGATCAGCGCCCTGGTGCGCGCGACCAGCCCGGGGGCCGAGGCGGCGCAGGACGTCGTCAACGCCGGCCGGGTCACCATCCCGGTCAAGGTCGTGGTCTCGGCGCGCTCCCGGCGCGGCAAGGTGGTCGTCAAGGCCGACCTGGTGCCGGCGCAGGGCGTCGACGTCGTGCCCACCGGTCGGGTGACGGTGACGGTCAGCGGACGCTCCGACCAGGTCGCGCTGCGCGACGGCAAGCTGCGGGCCACCTTCGGTGCCCGCAAGCCGATCAAGGCGGGCGACCGCCTGGTGACGGTCACCTACGCCGGCGACCGGGCCTGCAACCCCGCGCGCGGGGAGGTCCGGGTGCAGGTCGACGACGCCTGA
- a CDS encoding VC0807 family protein: MAQSLLVAVVVPAVLFYGVFALAGVWTAIGAALAWSYGAIGWRVVTRRRASGLLWLTAILLSGRTALSLVADSAWLYFLQPVITDGVVALLFALSLASARPMVARLAGDFYPMDHELAMRPRVRRLFWHLTALWAGLGLAKASATLWLLQSQSLETFVLVKSILMLVVNVLAAVLTVALAAYVARQEGLFAHCGETLEAAPEPAAETVPAS; this comes from the coding sequence GTGGCCCAGAGCCTGCTCGTCGCGGTGGTCGTGCCCGCCGTGCTGTTCTACGGCGTCTTCGCCCTCGCCGGCGTGTGGACCGCCATCGGTGCCGCGCTCGCCTGGTCGTACGGCGCCATCGGGTGGCGGGTGGTGACCCGGCGCCGCGCCTCGGGGCTGCTGTGGCTGACCGCGATCCTGCTCAGCGGGCGCACGGCGCTCTCGCTGGTCGCCGACAGCGCGTGGCTCTACTTCCTGCAGCCGGTGATCACCGACGGGGTCGTGGCGCTGCTCTTCGCGCTCTCCCTGGCCAGCGCCCGCCCGATGGTGGCGCGGCTGGCCGGCGACTTCTACCCGATGGACCACGAGCTGGCGATGCGCCCGCGGGTGCGCCGGCTGTTCTGGCACCTGACCGCGCTGTGGGCCGGGCTGGGGCTGGCCAAGGCGAGCGCGACGCTGTGGCTGCTGCAGTCGCAGTCCCTCGAGACGTTCGTGCTCGTCAAGAGCATCCTGATGCTGGTCGTCAACGTGCTGGCCGCCGTGCTGACCGTGGCGCTGGCGGCGTACGTCGCGCGCCAGGAGGGGCTGTTCGCCCACTGCGGCGAGACCCTCGAGGCCGCGCCGGAGCCTGCAGCGGAGACCGTCCCGGCCTCCTAG
- a CDS encoding cysteine hydrolase family protein, translated as MSQQQRQLIEGRPVLVVIDVQGGGGAEGEESAIPFMPGYAEAMDRVPALVARARECGVPVVFFQEAHRRDLVDFGRELDGAEGVHLLEGDPGTEIAAALGVRPDDYVIRKRRYSCFFGTELEILLKGLRAETLLLVGGHTDVCVHYTFVDAHQHDYHCRVVEDCVAGSGLEAHEAALRAMEYLQTGARRTSDEVAAAFADAARTR; from the coding sequence ATGTCCCAGCAGCAGCGACAGCTCATCGAGGGCCGGCCGGTCCTCGTCGTCATCGACGTCCAGGGCGGCGGTGGCGCCGAGGGCGAGGAGTCGGCGATCCCCTTCATGCCCGGCTACGCCGAGGCGATGGACCGGGTGCCGGCGCTGGTCGCCCGCGCCCGCGAGTGCGGGGTCCCGGTGGTGTTCTTCCAGGAGGCCCACCGCCGCGACCTGGTCGACTTCGGCCGGGAGCTCGACGGGGCCGAGGGGGTCCACCTGCTGGAGGGCGACCCGGGCACCGAGATCGCCGCCGCGCTCGGGGTGCGCCCCGACGACTACGTGATCCGCAAGCGCCGCTACTCGTGCTTCTTCGGCACCGAGCTGGAGATCCTGCTCAAGGGGCTGCGCGCCGAGACGCTGCTGCTGGTCGGGGGCCACACCGACGTGTGCGTGCACTACACCTTCGTCGACGCCCACCAGCACGACTACCACTGCCGGGTCGTCGAGGACTGCGTGGCCGGGTCGGGCCTCGAGGCCCACGAGGCGGCGCTGCGAGCGATGGAGTACCTGCAGACCGGTGCGCGGCGCACCTCGGACGAGGTGGCCGCGGCCTTCGCCGACGCCGCGCGGACCCGGTAG
- a CDS encoding DUF3152 domain-containing protein: MLGPVGAETSVAEETPAPASVEPTRPAADARAAGAGVGDPLRGRDPLPAPEPEPEPVPHAGPGTFDVAPVEQAPPAGTRTTYTVEVERGLAASGIDAAQVAETVHAILRDPRSWVRGEPGVLEPTATDPDLRILVATPATTDRLCAPLSTRGELSCRNGGVVALNAVRWQLGSLAYDGGLRGYRRYLVNHEVGHALGHGHAACPGAGLPAPVMLQQTVVLDGCVPNAWPHP; this comes from the coding sequence ATGCTCGGCCCGGTCGGTGCCGAGACCTCGGTCGCCGAGGAGACCCCCGCTCCCGCCTCGGTCGAGCCCACGCGCCCCGCCGCGGACGCCCGGGCGGCAGGGGCCGGGGTGGGCGACCCGCTGCGCGGGCGCGACCCGCTGCCGGCACCCGAGCCCGAGCCGGAGCCGGTGCCCCACGCCGGCCCCGGCACCTTCGACGTCGCCCCGGTCGAGCAGGCTCCGCCGGCGGGCACGCGCACGACGTACACGGTCGAGGTCGAGCGGGGGCTGGCCGCCTCGGGCATCGACGCCGCGCAGGTCGCCGAGACGGTCCACGCCATCCTGCGCGACCCGCGCAGCTGGGTGCGCGGCGAGCCGGGCGTGCTGGAGCCGACCGCCACCGACCCCGACCTGCGCATCCTGGTGGCCACCCCCGCCACCACCGACCGGCTGTGCGCCCCGCTCAGCACCCGCGGCGAGCTGTCCTGCCGCAACGGGGGAGTCGTCGCCCTCAACGCGGTGCGGTGGCAGCTGGGCTCGCTGGCCTACGACGGCGGTCTGCGCGGCTACCGCCGCTACCTGGTCAACCACGAGGTCGGCCACGCGCTGGGCCACGGCCACGCCGCCTGCCCGGGCGCCGGGCTGCCGGCCCCGGTGATGCTGCAGCAGACCGTCGTCCTCGACGGCTGCGTGCCCAACGCGTGGCCCCACCCCTGA